GTCATTCGGCATGGTCGACCTCGCTGCGCGCTACCACCAGTCGGTGTACGACGGCCTCGGCCACGGCATCACCGACCAGCTCTCGGCGATGCCGTCGGTCCACGTCGGCTGGGCCGTTCTCGTCGCGGCAGGGATCGTCTGCGTGCTGCGCACGAGGTGGCGCTGGCTGGCGCTGCTCTACCCGGTTCTCACGACGTACGTGATCGTCGTGACGGCCAACCACTACTGGCTGGACGGGGTCGGCGCAGTGCTGCTTTTGGCCGTCGTCTATTTCGGGATGCGCCGACTCGACGAGAGTTTGGTACCGTGATCAACGAGATGCGCGCGCTCCTGCTCCTTACCCGCCCGTAGCGGGGTCGACCACCGGCCCCCCGCTGCGGGAGTCGGCCGTGGTCGCAAACCACTCGAGGCCTGAAGCGCCGGTTTGCCATCCGATCCGAATCGACTGGAGCAAACCCAATGACTGGCATGGCCAAGCACACCCGCTACACCCCGTTCGCGCCCATCGACCTGCCCGACCGCACCTGGCCGAGCAACGTGATCACCGCACCGCCGCAGTGGTGCAGCGTCGATCTCCGTGACGGCAACCAGGCGCTCATCGACCCGATGGACTCCGAGCGCAAGCGCCGGATGTTCGACCTGCTCGTCGACATCGGCTACGACGAGATCGAGGTCGGCTTCCCGGCCGCGAGCCAGACGGACTTCGACTTCATCCGCAGCCTGGTCGAGGACGACGTCGTCCCCGACCACGTGACGATCCAGGTGCTGACACAGGCCCGCGAAGAGCTGATCGAGCGCACCTGCGAGTCGCTGGTCGGATTCAAGGGCACTGCGCTGATCCACCTCTACAACTCGACGTCGACACTCCAGCGGCGCGTCGTCTTCGGGCTGGACAAGGACGGCATCAAGGACATCGCGGTACGCGGCGCGCAGTGGTGCCAGAAGTACGCCGAGTCCCTGCTGGGTGCCACCAACGTCCGCTGGCAGTACTCACCCGAGTCGTTCACCGGCACCGAGCTCGACTACGCCGTCGAGGTCTGCGAAGCCGTCATGGACGTCTGGGAGCCCAGTCCCGACCGCAAGGTCGTGCTCAACCTGCCGGCAACGGTCGAGATGGCGACGCCGAACGTGTACGCCGACTCGATCGAGTGGTTCGGCCGCAACGTCGCCCGGCGGGACAGCGTCGTCCTCAGCCTGCACCCGCACAACGACCGCGGTACGGCGGTGGCGGCCGCCGAGCTCGGCGTCCAGGCAGGCGCCGACCGGGTCGAGGGTTGTCTGTTCGGGAACGGCGAGCGGACCGGCAACGTCTGTCTGGTCACGCTCGGGCTGAACATCTTCAGCCAGGGCATGGACCCCGGTATCGACTTCTCGGACATCGACGAGATCCGGCGCACCGTCGAGTACTGCAACCAGCTGCCGGTTCACCCGCGGCACCCGTACGGCGGCGACCTGGTCTACACGGCGTTCAGCGGCTCCCATCAGGACGCCATCAAGAAGGGCTTCGAGGCCCTGGAGCGCGACGCGGCGGAGGCCGGGGTGCCCGTCACCGACTTCACGTGGGGCGTGCCGTACCTGCCGATCGACCCGATGGACGTCGGTCGCAGCTACGAAGCGGTGATCCGGGTCAACTCGCAGTCCGGCAAGGGCGGCGTCGCCTACGTCATGAAGTACGACCACCACTTCGACGTGCCGCGCAGGATGCAGATCGAGTTCTCGCGGATCGTCCAGACGATCTGTGACAACGAGGGCGGGGAAGTCGCTCCCGACAAGATCTGGCAGCTGTTCCAGGAGACCTACCTCGACCGCGAGACCCCGCTGCGGATCGACAGCTACACGATCGAGTCCGGTGAGGTCGACGTCATCACCGCCCGGGTCAGCGTCGACGGCGTGGTGCGTGAGGTCAGCGGATCCGGCAACGGCCCGATCGCCGCGCTCGTGCATGCCCTCGAACGCAACGGCATCGCAGACGCGCGGGTGCTGGACTACCACGAGCACGCGCGCAGTGCCGGTGAGGAGGCGCAGGCCGCCGCGTACCTCGAGGTTGCGGTCGGCGGTCAGGTGTTCTGGGGATGCGGTGTCCACTCGAGCATCACGACCGCGTCCCTGCTCGCGTTGGTGAGCGCGATCAACCGGGCGTGAGCCCGGGCTAGCTGTGCCCGGTCAGCGTCTGGCCGTTGACGGTCGCGGTGGCGGAGAAGGAGCTCAGTGTGAGCAGCGCACTGAACTGCGTCGACACCGTCTGCCCGTTGGCGATCGAGACGTTGACCGGGCCGAGCAGCCCGCCTGAGACGCTCACGCTGATCGCGCTTCCGGTCGTGTTCACCACCGGCTGGCCGAGCGCGTTGATCATCTCGACGTTGCCCGTCGACAGGACCGGCGGCAACCCGGAGAGGTTGACGAACGCCAGGGCGACCGGTGGAAGCGGTCCGGCGGTGAACGTCACCGCCGAGCTCGTCCCGGTGTTGCCGACCGCGTCGGACTGCG
This region of Mycobacteriales bacterium genomic DNA includes:
- the leuA gene encoding 2-isopropylmalate synthase, producing MTGMAKHTRYTPFAPIDLPDRTWPSNVITAPPQWCSVDLRDGNQALIDPMDSERKRRMFDLLVDIGYDEIEVGFPAASQTDFDFIRSLVEDDVVPDHVTIQVLTQAREELIERTCESLVGFKGTALIHLYNSTSTLQRRVVFGLDKDGIKDIAVRGAQWCQKYAESLLGATNVRWQYSPESFTGTELDYAVEVCEAVMDVWEPSPDRKVVLNLPATVEMATPNVYADSIEWFGRNVARRDSVVLSLHPHNDRGTAVAAAELGVQAGADRVEGCLFGNGERTGNVCLVTLGLNIFSQGMDPGIDFSDIDEIRRTVEYCNQLPVHPRHPYGGDLVYTAFSGSHQDAIKKGFEALERDAAEAGVPVTDFTWGVPYLPIDPMDVGRSYEAVIRVNSQSGKGGVAYVMKYDHHFDVPRRMQIEFSRIVQTICDNEGGEVAPDKIWQLFQETYLDRETPLRIDSYTIESGEVDVITARVSVDGVVREVSGSGNGPIAALVHALERNGIADARVLDYHEHARSAGEEAQAAAYLEVAVGGQVFWGCGVHSSITTASLLALVSAINRA